GGCGCAGGTGGACAGTCAGGAGATGGAGAAGAAACAGGAGAGTCCAAATCCTCAGGTGGACAGTCAGGAGATGGACAAGAAGCAGGAAAGTCTGAGGCCGCAGGTGGAGAGTCAGGAGATGGAGAAGAAGCAGGAGAGTCCAAATCTTCAGGTGGACAGTCAGGAGACAGACAAGAAGCAGGAAAGTCTGAGGCCACAGGTGGAGAGTCAGGAGATGGAGAAGAAGCAGGAGAGTCCAAATCTTCAGGTGGACAGTCAGGAGACAGACAAGAAGCAGGAAAGTCTGAGGGCGCAGGTGGACAGTCAGGAGATGGAGAAGAAACAGGAGAGTCCAAATCCTCAGGTGGACAGTCAGGAGATGGACAAGAAGCAGGAAAGTCTGAGGCCGCAGGTGGAGAGTCAGGAGATGGAGAAGAAGCAGGAGAGTCCAAATTCTCAGGTGGACAGTCAGGAGATGGacaagaagcaggaaagactgaaGTCGCAGGTGGACAGTCAGGAGACAGACAAGAAGTAGGAAAGTCTGAGGCCGCAGGTGGACAGTCAGGAGACAGACAAGAAGCAGGAAAGTCTGAGGCCGCAGGTGGTGAGTCAGGAGATGGAGAAGAAGCAGGAGAGTCCAAATCCTCAGGTGGACAGTCAGGAGATGGacaagaagcaggaaagactgaaGTCGCAGGTGGACAGTCAGGAGACAGACAAGAAGTAGGAAAGTCTGAGGCCGCAGGTGGACAGTCAGGAGACAGACAAGAAGCAGGAAAGTCTGAGGCCACAGGTGGAGAGTCCGGAGATGGAGAAGAAGCAGGAGAGTCCAAATCTTCAGGTGGACAGTCAGGAGACAGACAAGAAGCAGGAAAGTCTGAGGCCACAGGTGGAGAGTCAGGAGATGGacaagaagcaggaaagactgaaGTCGCAGGTGGACAGTCAGGAGACAGACAAGAAGCAGGAAAGTCTGAGGCCACAGGTGGAGAGTCCGGAGATGGAGAAGAAGCAGGAGAGTCCAAATCTTCAGGTGGACAGTCAGGAGACAGACAAGAAGCAGGAAAGTCTGAGGGCGCAGGTGGACAGTCAGGAGATGGacaagaagcaggaaagactgaaGTCGCAGGTGGACAGTCAGGAGACAGACAAGAAGTAGGAAAGTCTGAGGCCGCAGGTGGACAGTCAGGAGATGGAGAAGAAGCAGGAGAGTCCAAATTCTCAGGTGGACAGTCAGGAGATGGacaagaagcaggaaagactgaaGTCGCAGGTGGACAGTCAGGAGACAGACAAGAAGTAGGAAAGTCTGAGGCCGCAGGTGGACAGTCAGGAGACAGACAAGAAGCAGGAAAGTCTGAGGCCGCAGGTGGAGAGTCAGGAGATGGAGAAGAAGCAGGAGAGTCCAAATCTTCAGGTGGACAGTCAGGAGACAGACAAGAAGCAGGAAAGTCTGAGGCCACAGGTGGAGAGTCAGGAGATGGAGAAGAAGCAGGAGAGTCCAAATCTTCAGGTGGACAGTCAGGAGACAGACAAGAAGCAGGAAAGTCTGAGGGCGCAGGTGGACAGTCAGGAGATGGAGAAAAAACAGGAGAGTCCAAATCCTCAGGTGGACAGTCAGGAGATAGACAAGAAGAAGGAAAGACTGAAGTCGCAGGTGGACAGTCAGGAGATGGAGATGAAGCAGGAGAGTCCAAATCCTCAGGTGGACAGTCAGGAGACCAACGAGAAGCAGGACAGTCTGAAGCCGGAGGTGGACAGTCAGGAGACGGACAAAAAGCAGGAGAGTCCTAAGTCGGAGGTGGACAGTCAGGAGACAGACAACAAGCAGGAAAGTCTGAGGCCGCAGGTGGACAGTCAGGAAATGGAGAAGAAGCAGGACAGAGTTAAGCCGCAGGTGGACAATCAGGAAACAGACAAGAGGCAGGACAGTCCGAAGCCACATGTGGACAGTCAGGACATGGACAACAAGCTGGAACTTACGACTCCGCGAGTGGACAGTCAGGAGACCAACGAGAAGCAGGACAGTCTGAAGCTGCAGGTGGTCAGTCAAGAGACGacaagaagcaggaaagactgaaGTCGCAGGTGGACAGTCAGGACACGGACAAGAAGGAGGACATCCAGAAGCCGCAGGTGGACAATCGGGAGACGGACAAGAAGCAGGAAAGcaattagcattgctgccttgcaatcCTGAGTCCCTTTTCATCCCTGGGATGACACCTGTGTGGTTCTTACGTTCTCCCTGTGGTTTTGTGTGTTTCCGTCctctaggtgctctggtttctttgcACAGCCCACAGACATTCTGGTAGGTTACTGGTTTCTGAGAAAAAATGGTCCTCCAAACTTCTCCCAGGCTGCACCCCTGGAATTGCTAACTGCTGCACACTGTGCTGCCCATCATGAAAACCattctcatttaatttttttcctaaTGGTTAAGACACACATTACCTGCAGATCTTTTGATTGATGTGTTTTGTACTTCCATATCACTAGACTACATCCTATGTCATCACTAACTATGTCTataaagctgatcaacacatttgtcttctcccaaATTGACTACTATattgctctactcgctggggtttctaaatccacattgaacaaactccagtatgtccaaatttcagcagccagaatcctgactaggtctagtgcaagtgatcacaatACCCCTATCCTGgaatccttgcactggcttcctgtcaagtttcgtatcaacttcaaaatcctcatgctcacctataaggctctgcatggcttggcacctcagtacctgtctgagttactatcaccctactccccagttcgcaacctctgctcttctaattctgccctcctgtctgtcccccaagcccctctacactctgtgggtgacagggccttctcctgttgcacccccaagctctggaactctctccccaaggatatcaaagagtcaccttctctaaactccttcaaatccagactcaaaaccctcttctttagaagagcctttactgaactggttctgttctttacccctctgctcctactgtatttagcaccaccatctactgtctcctctaactgtgtatacTCATCGTgcatcttgtgtattttttattgttgttgtcattctgtaaagcactttgagaatccaccattaaaggtgctatataaaataaagttttttattattattcctggGTGATTTTCTGGGTTGCTCTTGGCAGCATGGCTGGTCTTGGTTAGAGTCACTGTGGTcttgaatatttttcatttccagACTCTGTCTAACCATGAAAGGATTGAATACAAACTGTTTAGAAATGGTTTAATAACCCTATCCAGAATGCAAAATTCAACTGCTCTTGTGTTCCCACTTACCCAAACTTCCAAAAATGCACATTTCAGTCAGAACTGCCAAAATTCAGTCTTTTCTTACTCGTCACCCATTTATTTAACCAGTTAATCTTAATCACCCCAATTCAAATTCAATTTACTTTCTATTAAATAATGCTCTTGcttatttaagaaaacatttgtgtAAATTAAGCAAAGGTATCATGGTAGGCAATTATAATTTACATAATTATATTGAGGATATACAAACTCTTTCTCAGCACtgtacacaatttaaaaattacTCTGACATAAGGAGAAAAGGTGAGCAAGAAAATGCCCGTTGCCACAAGAGCTTCTGTATGGAAAGGGGGTATGCCGAGTTTTAGTGAGGAAAGCCTGTTTGCAGTTCCCAGCTTTGTTGCCCTATTCTAAATGTTTGACATAATAAAGCATGTAAACATCAACTGGTCCAAAATGATCCAAAGGAGGCCAAATAGTTAACTCAGATTAAACAGTCACGATTACATCAATAAACCagacattcatccattttctaatgcttcttccaattcagggttacaGTGAGATTtgcagcctatcccagcaagcaacgggctcaaggcaggatacacccaggacaggacGCCAATCCAccccagggcagacacacagaaaaacacagacGCACTCAgtcataccagggccaatttttcccagaagctaataaCCTACCAGAatgctttggactgtgggaggaaacccacacaaacgcaCACAGGTAGCACATCAGGTGTGAGCCCAAGGTTCCAACACTCCACGACACCGTGCCACCATGGTGGCTTACTTACTGACTATCTGGAGTAAGTCTGTTTAGGGCAGGGGTGCTCAACCAGTCGATCGATCAATGTTGATCGAAAAAAAACAGTCGatgtttggcaaaaaaaaaatattttatttgactaTTTTTTTTGATAGCCTAAAAATTCATTCAGATCTATGCATGTAATGTCATACATTTGACTGCCCATGTGTGTGTTTAACCCCCATTGAATGTGCTTTTAAAGTCTCTTCCCTGAGTGTTGGctgacacagaaaaaaaaagctacagGAGCTCTGTAAATAGTGTTGTGAGTGCTACCCAAGAACGGTCTCTTCATTATTGCCGCACGAATCTCACATTCGCCTCAGTGCATAGTGGAGCGAAACAGACTGGCCGAGACAAATTCGCCAGCAGCTTGATAAGTTCGACAGTTACGAGAGAAAATGATGAAGCAAAGAGACCCAAATCTTACCGTTACCACAAGGAATGGgaagatgattatttttttgtactttcgcatttttaatgactttttCTTCAGACCAGAATATTTTGTAGGTTTAATTCAAATCTACAATGCTAGTGTCTACGTGAAAAAGGGAAATAcagaacaacattttaaaactgcacacaaaacatATGTTTTGGACTTTCAACACTAAAAGTGAGTTAcggaaaagaaaagtggaaaaattaaaatctcaactAGCAGCAGACGGTTTTCACGAGGCCTGGTGCGTTGACAATAACCCCcccctcaacgtcagcaaaaccaaagagctggtcACTGATTTTAGAGACCACACCCCTCTTCACATCAATGGGGAGGCTGTAGAGATGGTAAGCAGTTTCCAGTTCCGGGGTACATTCATTACTAACGATTTAACGTGGTCCTAGCATGGAACTGGAGCTACAGTACAAAGAAGGCTTACTTCCTCAGACAGTGGACAAATGTTGGTCTGTCTTCAAATATTCTTACTACTGaaggattgtattttatgttttgtataacatactgtagctgtaaccAGAGAACCGTTAACCTGTAGCCTACACAAAATTGCTTATATCTCACAGGATTCAATAAAACCAGGTTTATGATGAGTACCTGTTTCTTCTATAGTGATGTAGTGCTCAGAAAACTCTTGCTGACCCCGAGGCTCTGTGGTGGGATGAGCTCTATGGGCTGTGACCTGTGCATGATGGAAAAAGGGGTTCAGGCTGACCTCTATCCCAAGACCCTAACCTAAGGCCAGAGCGGTCTACTTGTATCAGATCTGCAGATGATTAATAGTGGTAACCAGTGGGACCTTCACATTGTTAATGTGTTGAAAGGAATATATAACAGCTATTTCCTGTACAGCTCCTTACACCCCACACATACTAAAAATCCTCTCCCCTTTTCCACAGTTCATCAGGCTCCGAAAAACCTTGCAGTGACAACGTGGACTTCCataaccaagccctcaaaatgcactcttttttcatcaacagaggacaCCCCACCCATGTTATCGACAGGGCCCTCTCCAgagccaaaaacagccctcagATCTACCACCCTAACACCCTTTCtgtccccaggaccattaacaacaactttcccatcctacaggatgatccctccattggtaCTCTTttttctgaccaccccatcatctcatatcaccagccacctaatctgcataaccttgttcacagctcccttgaccgccctcaacaaccatccacaccaggcactttcccctgcaacaccactcgctgcatcacctgcaaatatatATCTAATACCACAGTAGTTTAGGTGGGtatctgcatcagcatgcgtagtctgcaaaggaacaagtaataggtttccatgctgaaagagaagacagaaaacacaacatttcagctgtgaagccttcttcaggtgtgagagagacagggcagacaTTCTGTGCTATAGAGCAAAACAGGACCTCATTTCACGTGAAGTAAAAATCAGCTCCTTCAGGTAGATGTCAGTCCACTTTGAAGAGTAAATGTTTTAATGCCTGTAGAAGAAAGACCAAGTATATGCTGATGAAATGGTAAAACCTGCTGTAAAATTGTCATGTGAACGTCCTGTTTCAGTTAGGTGTCCCAGAAGTTAAATCATGCCAAATAAATTGGTGCTTGTGTAAAATACCCCAGTATTATATAgtcaaggcactgtacatactACATATTGAAGGTGAGCCCTTGTGACATTTAGGAGGAAATATAGTCTATTTGCCATCATTATGCTTAAATTCTTATGTTTTCATCTTTTGCTTTTCTACGCGTTTGCACTTTTGTGTCGGGATGTAAATCCAAGATTGTGcaaactttccttttcttttcttctctttttagcaccgaataaacctttacttgttccattacagAAAGTCTACAGTTATAAAATTAACTGATTTAAATACAACTTCTTAggcttttttgttgcttttcgtCGCTTCGTATTATGAACAGTAAAATAGTGTAAAATCCTAATTGCTATCGTGTTGATTCTTCTGGTTCAGCACCACATATCCCAGAGTTAGAATCCTGACCTGTTGAAATATTTCACTCCTGTCTGCTTCATGCTTCACTCACTGTCGGCCCagtctttttattgcttttctgtttttactgtgTTTACAGTATCCCTCCTTGCAAATGTAGATCCATGTTTACTGTACCCAAGAATAATGTTATAAGCTAGATAATCCTTGAATTTAAATCTAAAAGGTATTTTcacactataataataataattgtttacagttatatagcgcttttctggacactccactcaaagcgctttacaggtaatggggatgttacgatccctgcctctcggcaacggaggaggcagaagtaggtgtagcccctatccatcagttcacctatcagttttcccattcaccaccacacccccgtctcatcctacttaaacacctgtccttccctacctcgttgctcagtattggttttccctatcgagcttcctggttgcgcttcttctactctgtgtttgtcttggatttcggcttacggtttttccctttggacttcggcttttcggacctcgacttggattggtactttcgctctgtcttgaataactggctacctctggattctcggattgctctacggactacgacttcggatcacacttcggcttcggtacacgttccctttcggataccttgctccccctggactctcggctcgttcctacgattacggtttactttcggtttacgacttggctttgttcgctcctgcaagtgggttcactcactagttcggtccctattaccgaactcgtaacagaatactgagccatttaacatggacccagcggagcaacAGGAGATTCGCACGGCTTTGAATCAGCACggacaagccttactccagctccaggcttctgtccaacagatctcAGCGCACCTGTCTGCAATGCCGCTCATCGGCAATCTAGGAagcaacgctggagctgccgctgcggctccgcccccgccagctgctacacctgcccctcggcctcttccactaactccacctgacaggtttgacggcaaccctacgaaatgtcggggtttcttagcacagtgtgcgctggttttcaggctccatccggaaacctttttttctcctcaggacaagatcgccttcatagtttcactgctaaccggccgcgctttggaatgggctactgctctgcttgatcacgaggctcctgaaattcaggattatgatctctttttaggaaaatttaagGGGTTTTTTTGTGATCCTGTAGTTGGTCAAGACACTGccttccgcctctcctccatccgcCAGGGCTGCCGGTCTGTACAAGACTATGCTATAGATTTTCAAGTAGCAGCAGCGGAGACTCACTGGAACAACGAggtcctaattttttttttccgtcaaggactcagtgaagaaataaaggatcgTCTGGTAAATATGCCGCATTTGGGCAGTACCTTGGAAGAAGTAATTTCACGAGTATTGGAATTGGATATCAGAATTCGTCAAAGGAGTGCTGAAAGATCTCGGACCTCAATATTAAAGGCTCCTCGGCTTTCTCCTATCAGATCTTTCGACTCAGATCAACCTAGGGAAGTAGCCCGAACCCAGTTAACTCCGGAAGAACGAGAGAGGTGCCAACGAGAGGGTCGCTGCATGTACTGTGGGaaattaggaca
This portion of the Lepisosteus oculatus isolate fLepOcu1 chromosome 15, fLepOcu1.hap2, whole genome shotgun sequence genome encodes:
- the LOC138223145 gene encoding uncharacterized protein DDB_G0290301-like, giving the protein MEKKQESPNLQVDSQETDKKQESLRPQVESQEMDKKQERLKSQVDSQETDKKQESLRPQVESPEMEKKQESPNLQVDSQETDKKQESLRAQVDSQEMDKKQERLKSQVDSQEMEKKQESPNSQVDSQEMDKKQERLKSQVDSQETDKKQESLRPQVESQEMEKKQESPNLQVDSQETDKKQESLRAQVDSQEMEKKQESPNPQVDSQEIDKKKERLKSQVDSQEMEMKQESPNPQVDSQETNEKQDSLKPEVDSQETDKKQESPKSEVDSQETDNKQESLRPQVDSQEMEKKQDRVKPQVDNQETDKRQDSPKPHVDSQDMDNKLELTTPRVDSQETNEKQDSLKLQVVSQETTRSRKD